A DNA window from Porites lutea chromosome 6, jaPorLute2.1, whole genome shotgun sequence contains the following coding sequences:
- the LOC140940672 gene encoding uncharacterized protein yields the protein MTHADKRQNWRLTLVVGYRLTPILSTLTTVSADEPPVECFPKGTFDYWDRPCYDTSPKLIIGGDIIKQAYSVKSLGVHIDENLSWNMHIEKIAKKIASGIGVIKRCRPFVNRTTLESVFNALVQPYFNYCCEVWGHCNKSLSNKLQKLQNRAARILTFSSYDTSADPLLEQLNWKRLDTQRQIQVATMVYKSIHGLAPDYLGSLFTKYNPPYNLRNSENKLAVPLPRTNFLKNSFSYNGAVIWNSLSPELRQAKSLNSFRNGCRDFFD from the exons ATGACCCATGCTGACAAACGCCAGAACT GGCGTTTAACACTAGTCGTTGGCTACCGGTTAACCCCGATTCTGTCAACTCTCACGACTGTATCTGCCGACGAGCCGCCCGTGGAATGTTTCCCTAAGGGGACTTTCGACTATTGGGATCGGCCATGTTACGATACTTCCCCTAAACTAATCATAGGTGGtgacataattaaacaagcttactcggttaaatctctgggtgtgcatatagacgaaaacctttcatggaatatgcacattgaaaaaatagccaagaaaatcgcatcgggcattggagtaattaaacgttgtaggccttttgttaatcgaaccacattggagtccgttttcaatgccttagttcaaccgtactttaattactgctgcgaggtctgggggcattgtaacaaaagtctttcgaataagctccaaaagttgcaaaaccgggctgcccgtattctaaccttctccagttatgacacaagcgctgatcctcttcttgagcaactcaactggaaacggttggatactcagcgacaaatacaagtggccaccatggtctataaatctatacatggtcttgcgcccgactatcttggttctcttttcactaaatataatccaccttataatttaaggaactctgaaaacaaactagctgttccattgccccgcaccaatttcttgaaaaatagctttagctataatggtgcggttatctggaacagcttgtcccctgaattgcggcaagcaaaatcacttaattcttttcgaaatggttgtcgcgatttctttgactga